A single region of the Phycisphaerae bacterium genome encodes:
- a CDS encoding hydrogenase maturation protease, producing MKRIVCVGNRYRPEDASGVLVYDRLASTTLPPDVEVIDGGLSGLDLLRFVDGTDRVVFVDAVSGFGPPGSIVVLTREEAMGRTPVVYSHDAGLAYLLGVLQSTVDGPLPEIRVIGIEGAADGRVIRAAADLCIEMAVAGDAGEHGRADQAAGASS from the coding sequence ATCGCTACAGACCCGAGGACGCCAGCGGAGTGCTGGTCTACGACCGGTTGGCCTCGACCACGCTCCCCCCCGACGTTGAGGTCATCGACGGCGGACTGTCAGGCCTCGACCTGCTTCGGTTTGTGGACGGGACTGACCGCGTGGTCTTTGTGGACGCCGTGTCGGGGTTCGGCCCACCAGGTTCGATCGTCGTCCTGACCAGAGAGGAAGCGATGGGCAGGACACCCGTCGTCTACAGCCATGACGCTGGACTGGCGTATCTGCTTGGTGTCCTTCAAAGCACCGTCGATGGTCCGCTCCCGGAAATCCGCGTGATCGGAATCGAGGGTGCCGCTGATGGCCGGGTGATCCGGGCAGCGGCCGATCTGTGCATTGAAATGGCGGTGGCCGGTGACGCCGGGGAGCACGGGCGAGCGGATCAGGCTGCGGGGGCAAGTTCGTGA